One region of Bdellovibrio bacteriovorus genomic DNA includes:
- a CDS encoding polysaccharide deacetylase family protein, which yields MKNWIVTTLAIGLAGTLVGCGNSVNRKVQQAVTDNQEAKSHLEWEQSEANPEALFEEWRESNGGKSRDGLPKEICESLSQLDSQSLTLFENEIRDEQNQALLKDCKQDLLGNIENYFAAERQKMSVSVNALVPARTTNNFKFPTNVQKRDTSNGYYATYGDTARKEVILTFDDGPNNIYTPSILRSLNEVNAKAIFFALGKNSRLNPETLKLVASQGHGIGSHTEAHSCIGNSNACRKMHGRNFTFSEAVEEIRKGHQAIYDVLGWIDPFFRFPYAEGSPELRNFLKSSSTADFAWVIDSEDWKAQSNDYVLRNTLSQVEAKGRGIILFHDIQRKTAEIMPTFLRELYTRGYSVVLLQSADPSAKYNSKLVRKRIP from the coding sequence ATGAAAAATTGGATTGTTACTACGCTTGCGATTGGTTTGGCGGGGACTCTTGTAGGTTGCGGAAATAGTGTTAACAGAAAAGTGCAACAAGCAGTCACGGATAATCAAGAGGCGAAGTCTCACCTAGAGTGGGAACAATCCGAAGCAAATCCTGAAGCTCTATTTGAAGAATGGCGTGAATCCAATGGCGGCAAGTCTCGCGATGGCTTGCCGAAAGAAATCTGCGAAAGTCTTTCGCAATTGGATTCACAATCTTTGACTCTTTTTGAAAATGAAATTCGCGATGAGCAGAACCAAGCTTTGCTTAAGGACTGCAAACAAGATCTTCTTGGAAATATCGAAAATTATTTTGCGGCAGAAAGACAGAAGATGTCTGTAAGCGTAAATGCTCTGGTTCCTGCGCGCACGACGAACAACTTCAAATTTCCTACGAATGTTCAGAAACGCGATACTTCCAATGGGTACTACGCAACATACGGTGATACGGCCCGTAAAGAAGTGATTTTGACTTTTGATGACGGTCCTAACAACATCTACACGCCTTCCATCTTGCGTTCGTTAAATGAAGTGAATGCAAAGGCTATCTTCTTTGCTTTGGGTAAGAACTCTCGTTTGAATCCTGAAACTTTGAAGCTTGTAGCTTCTCAAGGCCATGGTATCGGTTCGCACACAGAAGCACATAGCTGTATTGGCAATAGCAATGCGTGCAGAAAGATGCACGGGCGTAACTTCACGTTCAGTGAAGCCGTTGAAGAGATTCGTAAAGGTCACCAGGCGATTTATGACGTTTTGGGATGGATTGATCCTTTCTTCCGTTTCCCTTATGCCGAGGGCTCTCCAGAGCTGAGAAACTTTTTAAAATCTAGTTCAACAGCGGACTTTGCGTGGGTGATTGATAGTGAAGACTGGAAAGCTCAATCCAATGACTATGTTCTTCGCAACACCTTGAGCCAGGTAGAAGCGAAAGGACGCGGCATTATTCTTTTCCATGACATCCAAAGGAAAACGGCTGAAATCATGCCGACATTCTTGCGCGAGCTTTACACTCGTGGGTACAGTGTTGTATTACTTCAATCCGCTGACCCATCAGCGAAATACAACAGCAAACTGGTTAGAAAAAGAATCCCTTAG
- a CDS encoding YkgJ family cysteine cluster protein has protein sequence MKRPDVDRPSTWKSYRTDMCKGCWGGCCTMPVEIKISDLIRLGLTTEDEAAGSIKKLAKRLMKEGYITSYRQGTEFFMLSQKANRDCWFLDSKTRLCTVYEKRPDTCRGFPSIGPRPGFCPGST, from the coding sequence ATGAAACGTCCTGATGTCGATCGCCCCTCAACTTGGAAATCCTATCGCACTGATATGTGCAAAGGCTGCTGGGGCGGCTGTTGCACTATGCCTGTGGAAATCAAAATTTCAGACCTGATTCGTTTAGGTCTGACGACAGAAGATGAGGCCGCGGGCTCCATCAAAAAATTAGCAAAACGTTTAATGAAAGAGGGCTATATCACCTCGTACCGTCAAGGGACTGAGTTCTTTATGCTCTCGCAAAAAGCCAATCGCGACTGCTGGTTTTTAGATTCAAAAACCCGTCTTTGTACAGTCTATGAAAAACGTCCCGATACCTGTCGTGGATTTCCCTCTATAGGGCCTCGTCCTGGTTTCTGTCCAGGTAGCACTTAG
- a CDS encoding polyphosphate polymerase domain-containing protein gives MSIQVSPLNLERYELKYLISPDMVEPISRFVEAYCYMDHFSEIADDKYYTINSLYLDSPSYFILHFKERANAFSFNMRIRSYGAGTAPPYFFEVKYKVREFVKKKRAKVSIPNWSDILEYDTIPENVEEGSKGNLEDFLRQKITYNVGPVILTQYRRKAYISHVDDYARVTFDRDLRFHEANTWTVTPNEKLLSHYDHPESFEEPGKCVVLELKCEKKIPLWMIDLIRKFGLVGGSFSKFGNSMATHLGIPDVVSSGILYR, from the coding sequence ATGAGCATTCAGGTTTCGCCCTTAAACTTAGAGCGGTATGAGTTAAAGTACCTGATCTCTCCCGATATGGTCGAACCTATATCCCGGTTTGTTGAAGCCTATTGCTACATGGATCATTTCTCTGAGATCGCGGACGACAAATATTATACGATCAATAGTCTTTATCTGGATTCTCCGTCTTATTTTATTCTTCATTTTAAAGAGCGCGCTAATGCCTTTAGTTTTAATATGCGAATCAGGTCTTATGGAGCGGGAACAGCGCCTCCCTATTTTTTTGAAGTGAAGTACAAGGTGCGAGAGTTCGTTAAAAAGAAACGAGCAAAGGTGTCTATTCCCAACTGGTCGGATATTCTGGAATACGACACTATTCCGGAGAATGTCGAGGAAGGCTCCAAAGGTAATCTTGAGGACTTTCTAAGACAGAAAATCACTTACAACGTCGGCCCCGTCATACTGACTCAGTATCGTCGGAAGGCGTATATATCCCACGTTGATGACTATGCCCGTGTGACCTTTGACCGCGACCTGCGTTTTCACGAAGCGAACACTTGGACTGTTACGCCCAACGAGAAGCTTTTGTCGCATTACGATCACCCGGAATCTTTTGAAGAGCCGGGAAAGTGCGTGGTTTTAGAACTGAAGTGTGAAAAGAAAATTCCGCTTTGGATGATTGATCTGATTCGTAAGTTTGGATTGGTCGGCGGGTCGTTTTCTAAGTTTGGCAACTCTATGGCGACTCACTTAGGGATTCCTGACGTGGTCTCGTCAGGAATCCTTTATCGATAA
- a CDS encoding DUF4956 domain-containing protein yields MLDFSILNSSFSNPTWISIVYAFLLSFVLGTVLAVIYVKTFRGLSYSLNFLHGLVLLPIVIAIAMQAIGDNVARGIGMIGALSLLRFRTNVKDPRDMFFIFASLAVGLASGVHAYGIAILGTGCFVIALLVLQGSSFAAGPQFDGLLRFNLARNPEQQRQIENVLEGKCRHFALATIREMGQGDRLDFSYQVRLKPQTTSSQLIEDLGKVDSVRGLNFMNQESVIEV; encoded by the coding sequence ATGTTGGACTTTTCTATTCTGAATTCATCATTTTCAAATCCGACGTGGATCTCAATCGTATACGCATTCCTGTTGAGTTTTGTATTAGGTACGGTCTTGGCCGTTATTTACGTTAAAACTTTCCGAGGGCTGTCCTATTCGTTGAACTTCCTGCATGGCTTAGTCTTACTGCCGATCGTGATTGCGATCGCTATGCAGGCTATTGGCGACAATGTGGCCCGTGGTATTGGGATGATCGGTGCTTTGTCTTTGTTGCGCTTTAGAACCAATGTCAAAGATCCGCGCGATATGTTTTTCATCTTTGCCTCTCTGGCAGTGGGCCTTGCGTCCGGGGTGCATGCCTATGGAATTGCGATCTTAGGGACGGGTTGTTTTGTAATTGCCCTTTTGGTGCTGCAGGGGTCTTCATTCGCAGCAGGTCCACAATTTGACGGACTTTTGCGCTTTAACCTAGCACGCAACCCCGAACAACAAAGACAGATTGAAAATGTGCTTGAAGGCAAATGCCGTCACTTCGCATTGGCGACGATCCGAGAAATGGGGCAAGGGGATCGTTTGGATTTTTCCTATCAAGTGCGCTTAAAACCTCAAACGACGTCTTCCCAGCTCATTGAAGACCTTGGCAAAGTGGATTCAGTGCGTGGATTGAACTTTATGAACCAAGAGTCTGTGATCGAGGTGTGA
- a CDS encoding biotin/lipoyl-binding protein produces the protein MMKAARSFLKTFMEDFVGSDNKFLAATWCVAVLIILSFGFVLNSETVSILGIAESREFQVNFDTAVEIKQIHVMPSQVVKKGDLLLELGQKELDNQLRILRSRYDRLLAELKLRQEISHLTKDYAKMPEGADPLLVDLNDTKKEMDLIENRLRNLFVFAEVDGAVGAVNFKNGEKAPAFAPLLTLVPVNPSYINGYVNENLHATINVGQLVDVVSASGHKIQGRVVSVGTRIVQIPDRVMRIQTLPAWGREVVIKIPNANGFLVGEKVTVKKSWGITLFSTAQAEQAEIGTDSFQSLEEIYFPARITEQFQPEISGLTYIPEIRQFAMISDDYPDDHPWILLMNAKGEVAEQMLPVEGLDKMEDIESISAEGSDIYLLSSLSATKKENLKDARQLFVKVKRNGIRFSLDKQVDIRKALLPTLAAAKDPTLQEIARQSQGTKLNDLEVEGHFVKDGDLYLALKRPMIFAGEGLILKVKNIEALFETGRILEKNVSVAHRFPLRLPNKTTSLYLSDMIHTEDHIYISTSCVSEKCSAVWKINPETSQTELVQEFDVKKLEGISLGPSHHQIFGVFDNKKGGKFITIPFAAAQGQQ, from the coding sequence ATGATGAAAGCCGCACGCTCATTTCTTAAGACTTTTATGGAAGATTTTGTAGGCTCGGACAATAAGTTCCTGGCCGCGACCTGGTGTGTGGCCGTGCTCATCATACTTAGTTTTGGATTTGTTCTAAACTCAGAGACTGTCAGCATCTTGGGAATCGCAGAATCGCGAGAGTTCCAAGTCAACTTTGATACGGCTGTCGAAATTAAGCAAATTCATGTGATGCCTAGCCAAGTTGTGAAAAAAGGCGACCTTCTTTTGGAGCTGGGTCAAAAAGAATTGGACAATCAATTGCGCATTCTTCGGTCTCGCTACGACCGTTTGCTGGCAGAGCTTAAATTACGCCAAGAGATCTCTCATCTTACAAAAGATTATGCGAAGATGCCCGAGGGTGCGGACCCACTGCTAGTGGATCTTAACGATACAAAAAAAGAAATGGATCTGATTGAGAACCGCTTGCGCAACCTTTTCGTTTTTGCGGAAGTAGATGGTGCGGTTGGAGCAGTGAATTTTAAAAACGGCGAAAAGGCTCCCGCATTTGCTCCACTTTTAACTCTGGTTCCTGTGAATCCTAGCTATATCAATGGCTATGTGAATGAAAATCTTCATGCGACGATCAACGTAGGTCAGCTGGTCGATGTGGTTTCTGCCAGTGGCCACAAGATTCAAGGTCGTGTCGTCAGTGTGGGAACGCGTATTGTACAGATTCCTGATCGTGTTATGCGTATTCAAACCCTTCCGGCCTGGGGACGTGAAGTTGTTATTAAGATTCCCAATGCCAACGGTTTTTTAGTCGGGGAAAAGGTAACAGTTAAAAAATCCTGGGGTATTACTTTGTTCAGCACGGCTCAGGCCGAACAAGCTGAAATTGGAACTGACAGCTTTCAAAGCCTTGAAGAAATTTATTTTCCCGCGCGAATCACCGAGCAGTTTCAACCTGAAATATCAGGGTTGACCTATATCCCCGAGATTCGTCAGTTTGCGATGATCTCTGACGACTATCCAGACGATCACCCTTGGATCCTGTTGATGAATGCCAAAGGTGAAGTCGCGGAACAAATGCTTCCCGTCGAGGGATTGGACAAAATGGAAGACATCGAATCTATTTCTGCCGAAGGAAGCGATATCTATTTGTTAAGTTCGCTTTCGGCCACGAAGAAAGAAAATCTTAAAGATGCGCGTCAGCTTTTTGTGAAGGTTAAGCGCAATGGCATCCGGTTTTCCTTAGATAAACAAGTGGATATAAGAAAAGCTCTTTTGCCGACTTTAGCGGCTGCTAAAGATCCAACCCTACAAGAAATTGCCCGACAGAGTCAGGGTACAAAGTTGAATGATCTTGAAGTCGAAGGGCATTTTGTTAAAGACGGGGACCTGTACTTAGCATTAAAACGGCCAATGATCTTCGCTGGTGAAGGCTTGATTTTAAAAGTTAAAAATATCGAGGCCCTTTTTGAGACGGGTCGTATTCTTGAAAAGAATGTCAGTGTCGCCCACCGCTTTCCCTTGCGACTGCCGAATAAGACAACCAGTCTTTATCTTTCGGACATGATTCATACCGAGGATCATATTTATATTTCAACTTCTTGTGTGAGCGAAAAGTGCAGTGCGGTCTGGAAAATCAACCCGGAAACCTCGCAGACCGAGTTGGTGCAAGAGTTCGATGTGAAGAAGTTAGAAGGTATCTCACTGGGACCTTCCCACCATCAGATCTTTGGAGTTTTTGACAATAAAAAAGGTGGCAAGTTCATTACCATACCTTTTGCGGCGGCTCAGGGGCAGCAATGA